One window of Anaeromusa acidaminophila DSM 3853 genomic DNA carries:
- a CDS encoding NlpC/P60 family protein, which translates to MIAWQERVRSEALTWLGTPYHHQGRVKGVGVDCGQILIAIYEKAGILPIGECEPGYYPADWALHNNEEKYLAWVQKYCDPVSEAQVGDIVLFQFGRCISHAGIVIEWPIILHSFIQLGVILSSIHETSLCDKRGRSRMRALYRPRIKG; encoded by the coding sequence ATGATAGCGTGGCAAGAACGAGTAAGAAGTGAAGCTCTTACCTGGCTCGGCACGCCATATCATCACCAAGGCAGAGTGAAAGGTGTAGGTGTCGACTGTGGGCAGATTCTCATTGCGATATATGAAAAAGCCGGAATTTTACCCATTGGTGAATGCGAGCCTGGTTACTATCCGGCGGATTGGGCTCTGCACAATAATGAAGAAAAATATCTGGCATGGGTGCAAAAATACTGTGATCCTGTATCAGAAGCGCAGGTTGGAGATATTGTACTTTTTCAGTTTGGGCGTTGCATTAGTCACGCGGGCATTGTAATTGAGTGGCCGATTATTTTGCATTCTTTTATTCAGCTTGGAGTCATTTTATCAAGTATTCATGAAACCAGTTTATGTGATAAACGCGGGCGAAGTAGAATGCGCGCTTTATATAGACCGAGGATAAAGGGGTGA
- a CDS encoding DUF2163 domain-containing protein yields MKSASQELLDYLHQRDVFYMCDLYELRLENGLVFRYADYDQDIRLSANDGRIFSSKGPGFKRNRIKLAAGVTVDTLNVTVYVEESDCIGNIPLLHVAHNGGLDCAKLVLYRCFMDMPGVVIDIVEMFSGEIDVEEGGGLSMTWKVKSSVQRLNVLYPTRNYYPSCPYSLFDAGCGLRLETVIKEGKITAVESAQAFYIDIGYDRGFYDQGGIEFLNGNLSGVTLPIKYSETKGKVTTLLPLSTLPAVGDAIRVFPGCDKQPTTCKNKFHNFSHNRATPYIPLPEAII; encoded by the coding sequence ATGAAGAGTGCTTCACAAGAACTTCTGGATTATTTACATCAACGAGACGTTTTTTATATGTGTGACTTATATGAGTTGCGTTTGGAAAATGGATTGGTATTTCGTTATGCTGATTATGATCAAGACATTCGTCTATCGGCAAACGATGGTCGTATCTTTAGCTCAAAAGGTCCAGGGTTTAAACGCAATCGTATCAAGCTGGCAGCTGGTGTGACCGTCGATACTCTGAATGTGACAGTGTATGTAGAAGAAAGCGATTGTATTGGCAATATACCACTACTGCATGTGGCACATAACGGTGGACTGGATTGTGCAAAATTGGTGCTATACCGATGTTTCATGGATATGCCTGGAGTAGTAATCGATATTGTCGAAATGTTTTCTGGTGAAATTGATGTTGAAGAAGGCGGTGGACTAAGCATGACTTGGAAAGTGAAAAGCAGTGTTCAACGGTTAAATGTCTTATATCCAACGCGAAACTATTATCCAAGCTGCCCATATTCTCTCTTTGACGCAGGTTGCGGTTTGCGTTTAGAGACTGTAATCAAAGAAGGAAAAATTACCGCAGTGGAAAGTGCTCAGGCATTTTATATTGATATAGGATATGACCGTGGATTTTACGACCAAGGCGGCATTGAATTTCTAAATGGCAATTTGTCTGGTGTTACGCTGCCGATCAAATATTCTGAAACAAAAGGCAAGGTTACCACTTTGCTACCTTTATCTACACTACCAGCGGTAGGAGATGCAATTCGGGTTTTTCCGGGATGTGACAAGCAGCCAACTACTTGTAAAAATAAGTTTCATAACTTCAGTCATAATAGGGCTACACCATATATTCCTCTGCCAGAGGCTATTATATGA